In Pseudoalteromonas tetraodonis, the genomic window CCCATCCGTCTTTAATATCTGGCTCTTCTTCAGCAAGTTCAAAGCACTCTTTTAGGGTGACTTGGGTGTATTGGTCATACATTAACAGGTCACTTTGTTCTAAAAAACGCGCAAACAACATACGGTGCCAATGTTCGTAGGCCATTTCGTTAACAAGCAATTCTGTTTCTTGTTTGCCTGTATCACGATTTAACACATCACCTAATTGACGGCCGTGGGCACGTAAACGTGTTCTAAGCTTTCGTTCTGCATCGCTTAAATAGTTCGGTGCATTGCCCTCGCCAATACCTAGACGAGTAAGCGCCTCGGTAACCGCGACTTCAACAATGTCACGGGCTTTTTCTACTGTTTTTTCAAGCTTGCCGCGTAATGTTTTATCTAATGGTGTTCTCATTTTTTATTCCTTTAGCAAACTTATTAGCTAGGTACCACAGGGCCATTGGCTAACTCTGAACGAAGTTGTGCTTCAACGTCTGTTAGCCAAGCTTTAAGATCGTCTTCTGATTCGATCATAGGCTTATTTAAGCGGATATGTTTCACTTTTGGTGCTAGTTCGCTAATGGCATCTTTAAGGGCTCCATCAAAACGACCTGGCAGCGCCGAAATTCGGTCATTCCACTGCTCAAAACTTGTTGCTTCTATAGCGTCGTATACTGCGGCTGGTGAAGATAAGTTAATAGATGGGATTGAACTTAGACTACGCTTTTCTAGTAGTGCTTGTTTCTTAGCATCGTCTAATTTAGCCCAATTAGTATCGTCTATTAAGTCGCGATGACATGCATTGAACTCGTCTTCATATTCAGAGAGTTTTGCAGTGATGGCATCACGTAATGCCGATTCTGCTTGTTTTAGTAGTGGGCTAATAGGGTTAGGCTCAGCTAACAAACTACGATTGCTTTCAATGGAGTCCATTTGTTCAGTAATAGCACTATATATTGCTAAATCTTTGCATAAACGAGAAACTGTTTTCAGCTCATTCCACTGGTTAACTCGGTGTTTAGCTAGATCTGCTTGTTCTTGCCATTCTATAAATTGACTTTGGATTTCGTCTTTTGCTTCATAAGCTTGTTGTAACTGTTCGTTACCATCGTACATTTCTAAATTGGTAAGAATTGTGGTGCTGGGTGCTAATGGTAATGGTGCTTCACCACCAGCACTACGCGCAACGTTTTTAGCGTTGGTTATCGCCTGCGATAATTTACTTTGCTCTTCATTAGCGCCACAATTTTGCCCTTCTGGTAATAACGCGTTTATTAAGCCACGTACTTTAATGATTTGTAATTTTGATAACGTTACATTTTCAGGGCGGAACTTAGTTTGAGTAACTGAAGATCTATCTAAACTTTTGGCATCAACAGGGCGTTCTTGTCCATCTTTTGCATTGAGCACGCCGGCAGCGACCATGGCAAATAGGGCGCCTTCAATGGTGTCTTTACCCCAGCCGTAAGGTGCATCTTTAAAGTTGTCGATAATTTCTTTACCTGTTTTTACTAAACCAATAAAGCGTTTAATTTCAGAGCATACAGGGTGTTTATCTGCTTCATCATTATGGTCAATTGCCTCTAATGCATTAGGGTCACCTTGAGTGCTGGCGCGATTGTAAACTTTAGCCCAACCTTTGTTGTCAGCCATTTTAAATTTACTATATAGACGCTGACTTGCTAGTTTACCTGCATTTTGAATTTGCTCTGCTAGGTTTTCGCCTTCAACCTCTTGACCTCCAGCGAGTTTTACCTGAATTTGGCTAAAGATATCTTTTAGGATGGCCTTTTTTGCACGATCAGCTTCTTTGAATCGATACTCCATTGCAGCATAGGCTTCTTTACCTGCATCGGTTTTAGCGGTACCTCGTACATCTATCGTGGTTTCTGCAGCTTTTAGTTCGACAATCGCTTTACGTAATTCATCACGTTGAGATGTGGGTACGTATATGTAAATAGTTGCTGTATCAGGGTTTGCGCCTCGAGCAAGATCGTTAAATTGTTTTTCAGATACTTCTGGTGACCAAGCATATAACTTTTTATCTGCTTCAATCGGTAACTCTGAGCCAAACTCAACGTTTATTAATCTTGGTTCAGCAACATCTCCCTGTGTGATTCTGGCAGATAATACCTGTTTACGAACAAATTGTTGAATCTCCTGAGAGCGAAATACTTCTAAACGTTGTGGGTTGCTTTTTAATTCGCTTTCTTGCTGACGATACATATCGTACCATTGTTGGCTTTCTACTGTTTGCAGGCGGTACTCTTCCCCTGCATTTGTTTGCATTGGCATTACCAAACCATCGTCAACCAGCTGAGCTAATAGCTTGGGTACTTTAGCTCGTAGTTCGTGTTTGCCTTCAAGCAGGTTTTCAAGTAGTAAATCAGATAGGGTATCTGCTGTTGCAGCTATGCCGTATTCTATATCGTTAGGTAGTTTGCTTATAAGTAGTATAAGCGCAAGAATACGTGCTTGTAATCTTTGGTCACTATCACCCCCTTTTAAGCGACTGATGGTTTCGTAAATGTCTTTACCTATCGCACCACTATTTAGGAGTTTAGTGGCTATTTGATCGTATATATAGTCGGCAGGAACAACATAACCAAGAGGGCACTTTGCGGTTTCCTTTATTGCCTCGTGAACTACGCGTAGCTGGTTACGTAGCTGTGAGCCTGTGCCTGTTTTATCTAGTGCTGGTAGAACTCGCTCCCAAAAACGGCGACGCACTGGTAGTAACGGGTAATCTGCCACCATCCATTTTTCGTCATCTTTATTGTGCTCAATAATACTGCCACGTAAATGGCGTGAAATTTCACCTAATTCATTATCAATAATATTCTGGATTTTTGGGCGAACTGTTTCTTTCTTTTGAAGAATTACCTTACGGATAACTGAGTCTACGTCCGTATCCTCTAATTGAACGTTAACTTGAAAACGTCCCATTAACCTATGTAAGTTTTCTGTTCCTGATAGAGCACTTTGGCCTGTACCAATAAATAATAACTTGGAGTTTAAGCGGCCATCGTCACCACAGGTTTCAACTAATTCTTGAACGTCCATTGCCGTTTCAATACTGTCGCCGATATATTGTTGTACTTCATCAAGAACGACAAGTGTTAATGGCAACTCACCATCAATTGCAAGAGCATCCATAATCGCAGTAACCATTTCTTCGTTACTAATATCCGTCACGACTTGATACTGTGAACGTATCATATCTCTTACTTCTTTGGCATCATTAGCGAAACCAGGGAGGGTGCTGAGCAAGGCATTACCAATAACAGGTGAAACATGAAGATTTTTTAACTCATACTCCCAAGCGTTTCGGCCTTCCTTTTGTTTAGAGTTTAGATTGATATAATCTTTTACCTCATCTAGTATACCTTCTGCTTTTAGCCACATAACAAATTTAGCTAAATGGTATTGCTCTGGTAATCCTGCAGATCTAAAAATAATACTTAAAAATGATAACCTAACTCTTTTACCCGCTCCAGCACCCAGTGTACCTGATGCTGCATGTAAACCATTATATTGAGCCCCAAGTTTAGAAAGCAGCTCAAATTCTTCTAAAATATCAGTAGGCAATTCAACTAAGCTACGGGCATAACTACCATCATTCAGTTTTTGATTAGTCCATAAAGCACGGATCATTTTAGCTAAATGTGATTTACCAGAGCCAAAAAAACCACTAATCCATACACCAGCCTGCTTTTTATTTTTTTCTACACTTGTGTTATAAGATCCAAGTATCTTTTTTAAGCCTATGGCATAAGCACCATCACACACGAATGTCCGTAATTCGTATTCTAGGATATCTAGTTCTAATTTAGAAAGGTCATCCTTAACAGTTGCAACCCCTTCGTTTGCAAGACTACGTACTGTAGGGTCGTTTAAGTATACTTCACGATTTAACATTCACTCATCCTTATGACATTGCTGTGATGGCTGTGGCGTGGTAACCCCACCCATCTCGGGCATCTAAAATTTTAAAATTATTATTTTGATATTCACCTGGGAAAAAGACGATTAGCCGACCTTTTACTTCTTTTGCTATTTGCTCTACCAAGCCTGATACAGACGTAAACCCAAACAAAGTTCCACAACCAAGTAGAGCTACTACTGTGTTTTCATTTTGTTTTTCAGTATATTCTGACTTTAATTTAATAATTAGCTCTTCAGTAAAGTCTTCGTACAATCCAACTAAGTATTCTGGATCTTCGAAATAGGTTTCTTTATAGTCTTGCTCTGCCATCCAGTTTTCAAAGCTGTTAGTAATATCGAGTTGCAGCCAAGGGTGCCCACTTTGTGTTGCACTGGCTTCAAACTCGTCAATTCGAGCTCTTAGCTTTAATTCGTCTTCTTTGTTGTAAACAACAAAGATAGTACGTTCATCAGGTGAAACTGCTTTAGGCCAGGGAATGC contains:
- the brxC gene encoding BREX system P-loop protein BrxC — protein: MLNREVYLNDPTVRSLANEGVATVKDDLSKLELDILEYELRTFVCDGAYAIGLKKILGSYNTSVEKNKKQAGVWISGFFGSGKSHLAKMIRALWTNQKLNDGSYARSLVELPTDILEEFELLSKLGAQYNGLHAASGTLGAGAGKRVRLSFLSIIFRSAGLPEQYHLAKFVMWLKAEGILDEVKDYINLNSKQKEGRNAWEYELKNLHVSPVIGNALLSTLPGFANDAKEVRDMIRSQYQVVTDISNEEMVTAIMDALAIDGELPLTLVVLDEVQQYIGDSIETAMDVQELVETCGDDGRLNSKLLFIGTGQSALSGTENLHRLMGRFQVNVQLEDTDVDSVIRKVILQKKETVRPKIQNIIDNELGEISRHLRGSIIEHNKDDEKWMVADYPLLPVRRRFWERVLPALDKTGTGSQLRNQLRVVHEAIKETAKCPLGYVVPADYIYDQIATKLLNSGAIGKDIYETISRLKGGDSDQRLQARILALILLISKLPNDIEYGIAATADTLSDLLLENLLEGKHELRAKVPKLLAQLVDDGLVMPMQTNAGEEYRLQTVESQQWYDMYRQQESELKSNPQRLEVFRSQEIQQFVRKQVLSARITQGDVAEPRLINVEFGSELPIEADKKLYAWSPEVSEKQFNDLARGANPDTATIYIYVPTSQRDELRKAIVELKAAETTIDVRGTAKTDAGKEAYAAMEYRFKEADRAKKAILKDIFSQIQVKLAGGQEVEGENLAEQIQNAGKLASQRLYSKFKMADNKGWAKVYNRASTQGDPNALEAIDHNDEADKHPVCSEIKRFIGLVKTGKEIIDNFKDAPYGWGKDTIEGALFAMVAAGVLNAKDGQERPVDAKSLDRSSVTQTKFRPENVTLSKLQIIKVRGLINALLPEGQNCGANEEQSKLSQAITNAKNVARSAGGEAPLPLAPSTTILTNLEMYDGNEQLQQAYEAKDEIQSQFIEWQEQADLAKHRVNQWNELKTVSRLCKDLAIYSAITEQMDSIESNRSLLAEPNPISPLLKQAESALRDAITAKLSEYEDEFNACHRDLIDDTNWAKLDDAKKQALLEKRSLSSIPSINLSSPAAVYDAIEATSFEQWNDRISALPGRFDGALKDAISELAPKVKHIRLNKPMIESEDDLKAWLTDVEAQLRSELANGPVVPS
- a CDS encoding BREX protein BrxB domain-containing protein, with the protein product MSDRLSKLLQSFDSHISIPWPKAVSPDERTIFVVYNKEDELKLRARIDEFEASATQSGHPWLQLDITNSFENWMAEQDYKETYFEDPEYLVGLYEDFTEELIIKLKSEYTEKQNENTVVALLGCGTLFGFTSVSGLVEQIAKEVKGRLIVFFPGEYQNNNFKILDARDGWGYHATAITAMS